A region from the Variovorax paradoxus genome encodes:
- a CDS encoding D-amino acid aminotransferase: MHPLTAALPSTLCYLDGEYTALKDARISVLDRGFIFGDGIYEVVPVYGGQPFCFDEHMARLDRSLAELQIANPLTLAQWRGIVMRLIEPGGDTPQAVYFQITRGVAPRDHAMTQGVRPTVFVMVNPLPPVADAVRAKGVACVSAADFRWQKAHIKSTSLLGAVLARQISIEAGAAETIMFRDEWLSEASSSNVWIVKDGVLTGPPKDNLVLTGIRYGLLERLCAECGIAFALRRISQGEVFDADELLLSSASKEVLPVVALDGQPIGNGRPGPIYQALYAAYQQAKQRNAQQPQKQGATTA; the protein is encoded by the coding sequence ATGCACCCTCTTACCGCCGCACTCCCCTCCACGCTCTGCTACCTCGATGGCGAGTACACCGCGCTCAAGGACGCCCGCATCAGCGTTCTCGACCGCGGCTTCATCTTCGGCGACGGCATCTACGAAGTCGTCCCCGTCTACGGCGGCCAGCCCTTCTGCTTCGATGAACACATGGCGCGGCTCGATCGCTCGCTGGCCGAACTGCAGATTGCCAATCCGCTCACGCTCGCCCAGTGGCGCGGCATCGTGATGCGGCTCATCGAGCCGGGCGGCGATACGCCCCAGGCCGTGTACTTTCAAATTACCCGCGGCGTTGCGCCGCGCGATCATGCCATGACCCAGGGCGTGCGCCCGACCGTGTTCGTGATGGTGAATCCGCTTCCGCCGGTGGCCGATGCCGTGCGCGCCAAGGGCGTGGCCTGCGTGAGTGCGGCCGACTTCCGCTGGCAGAAGGCGCACATCAAGAGCACCAGCCTGCTGGGCGCGGTGCTGGCGCGCCAGATCAGCATCGAGGCCGGCGCGGCCGAGACCATCATGTTCAGGGACGAATGGCTCAGCGAGGCATCGTCGAGCAATGTGTGGATCGTGAAGGACGGCGTGCTCACCGGACCGCCCAAGGACAACCTTGTGCTGACCGGCATCCGCTACGGCCTGCTCGAACGCCTGTGCGCCGAGTGCGGCATTGCGTTTGCGCTGCGCCGCATTTCGCAGGGCGAGGTGTTCGACGCCGACGAGTTGCTGCTTTCGTCGGCCAGCAAGGAAGTGCTGCCGGTCGTGGCGCTCGATGGCCAGCCCATTGGGAACGGCCGCCCCGGCCCCATCTATCAAGCCTTGTACGCGGCTTACCAGCAGGCCAAGCAGCGCAATGCCCAGCAGCCACAGAAGCAA